DNA sequence from the Deltaproteobacteria bacterium genome:
ATGACGCAGCCTAGAGATGTGCCTTTTGATTTCGAAACCATTCCCCAGCTTATGGCCCGGTCGGCTCAGCGCTTTGGGAGCGACAACGCCATAGAAGATGGCGACACCACGCTTACCTTTACGCAGCTTCAAGCAGCCGGGCTTGAGGCCACGCGTTCACTGATGGCGTGCGGTATTGAAAAAGGTGACCGTGTTGCGATTTGGGCTCCTAACGTGTGGGAGTGGGTGGTTGCGGCTTTGGGTATTCATGGCGCAGGCGGTGTGCTGGTACCTATCAACACACGCTTTAAAGGAACCGAGGCTTCTTATGTGCTTTCCAAAAGTGGAGCGAAGGTTTTATTTACGGTTCAAGGTTTCTTAGGCAACGATTATGTGGACCTCCTCAGAGGCGCTGTCTGTGGTACCGAAGATGACAACCCCATAAGCGGTTTACCAACCCTTGAGAGAATCATCATGCTCCGCGGCGATACGCCCGAAGGCACCACACCCTGGAATGAATTTGTTGCGCTCCATGATATGGTCGATGAAGAGGCGGGGCTTGAACGCTCTCAATCTGTGAGCAGCACAGATCTCTCAGATATTCTCTTTACATCCGGTACCACCGGCAGCCCCAAAGGCGTCATGACCTGCCATGGTCAGAACTTAAAAGCCTTTTATGCCTGGACCGATGTGATTGGTTTGCAGCCTGGAGACCGTTATCTCATCGTGAACCCGTTCTTTCACGCTTTTGGCTATAAAGCAGGCTGGCTTTCATCAATTATGCGAGGCGTAACCATTGTGCCGCATCCTGTGTTTGATGCGAACCAGGTGCTGAAGCGCATTGGTGAAGAGCGCATCACCATGCTTCCTGGACCGCCATCTTTGTTTCAGACCATTTTGGCCCATCCCGATTTAAAGAAGCACGACCTAAGTACGTTGCGTTTGTGTGTAACAGGCGCCGCATCCATTCCCGTCGATCTCATTTTGAGCATGCGTGAAGACTTAAACTTCGACACCATCATCACAGGCTACGGCCTCACAGAAGCATGCGGTATTGCCACCATGTGCCGCTACGATGACGACCCTGAAACCATTGCCCAAACTTCTGGCCGGGCTATTCCCGATGTGGAAGTGGTGATTGTAGATGCAGACGGTAAAGAAGTGCCTCGCGGTGAGCCCGGCGAATTGGTCGTTCGTGGTTACAACGTGATGCAGGGCTATTTTGATGACGATGGCCAAACCAAAGAAACCATCGACAGCGATGGCTGGTTGCATACTGGCGATATCGCCGTGATGAACGAGCGCGGCTACATCCGCATCACCGACCGTAAAAAAGATATGTACATTATGGGCGGTTTCAACTGTTACCCGGCTGAAATTGAGGGGTTGCTCTTAAAGCATGGCGCGTTGATGCAAGTTGCTGTGGTGGGCGTACCCGATGAACGTATGGGCGAAGTGGGGATGGCCTTTTGTGTGCTGAAAGAAGGCCAAGAT
Encoded proteins:
- a CDS encoding fatty acid--CoA ligase family protein, whose translation is MTQPRDVPFDFETIPQLMARSAQRFGSDNAIEDGDTTLTFTQLQAAGLEATRSLMACGIEKGDRVAIWAPNVWEWVVAALGIHGAGGVLVPINTRFKGTEASYVLSKSGAKVLFTVQGFLGNDYVDLLRGAVCGTEDDNPISGLPTLERIIMLRGDTPEGTTPWNEFVALHDMVDEEAGLERSQSVSSTDLSDILFTSGTTGSPKGVMTCHGQNLKAFYAWTDVIGLQPGDRYLIVNPFFHAFGYKAGWLSSIMRGVTIVPHPVFDANQVLKRIGEERITMLPGPPSLFQTILAHPDLKKHDLSTLRLCVTGAASIPVDLILSMREDLNFDTIITGYGLTEACGIATMCRYDDDPETIAQTSGRAIPDVEVVIVDADGKEVPRGEPGELVVRGYNVMQGYFDDDGQTKETIDSDGWLHTGDIAVMNERGYIRITDRKKDMYIMGGFNCYPAEIEGLLLKHGALMQVAVVGVPDERMGEVGMAFCVLKEGQDISKDDLHAWCRENMANYKVPRYVTFVDTLPLNATGKVQKFKLREGASELFDVTRVGA